One window of the Novipirellula caenicola genome contains the following:
- a CDS encoding FG-GAP-like repeat-containing protein has translation MFPLLPLKKHVPVASSMLVALKIAALGSVLFAFPRFAAAESPAATFQARRIALDANEGIAAGDIDGDGKTDLVAGRYWFSAVDWAARPLRQIDDWNGYVQSNGDFLFDVNDDGRLDVIAGSFVPSEVYWYENPGPEALRLGKMWPKHLLADTENSKNEAQLMHDLDGDGVPEWIVNSWAKDAPTMVWRLVKKSKPASKEAPAAYEFVPHQLAPHGNSHGMGIGDINGDGRLDVLTGKGWYEQPESAIWETEWTFHENWELHASIPMIVVDLDDDGDNDLIYGNGHNYGLQWKENTGVNDDGTIQFTEHEIDRSFSQPHTLAWADLDGDGAAELITGKRYYGHNGNDPGGNEMPCLYYYRWNPKAKTFTRYTIEEGHVGCGLQIVTAKLNDDDKTDIAVAGKSGTYVLLAK, from the coding sequence GTGTTTCCATTGCTCCCCCTGAAAAAACACGTCCCGGTCGCTTCCAGCATGCTCGTGGCACTCAAAATCGCGGCTCTCGGCTCGGTTTTGTTCGCGTTTCCTCGCTTCGCAGCGGCCGAATCCCCCGCAGCGACCTTCCAAGCTCGACGCATTGCGTTGGATGCCAACGAAGGAATCGCCGCCGGTGACATCGATGGTGATGGCAAGACCGATCTGGTCGCGGGCCGATACTGGTTCTCTGCCGTCGATTGGGCCGCACGCCCGCTGCGTCAAATTGACGACTGGAATGGCTACGTGCAAAGCAACGGCGATTTCCTGTTCGACGTCAACGACGATGGACGACTCGATGTGATCGCCGGCTCGTTTGTGCCCAGCGAGGTGTATTGGTACGAAAATCCCGGTCCCGAAGCGCTGCGACTCGGAAAAATGTGGCCCAAACATCTGCTGGCCGACACCGAAAATTCGAAGAACGAAGCGCAGTTGATGCACGATCTCGATGGGGATGGCGTGCCCGAATGGATCGTCAACAGCTGGGCCAAAGACGCGCCGACGATGGTTTGGCGATTGGTCAAGAAATCCAAGCCAGCCAGCAAAGAAGCCCCAGCCGCCTACGAGTTCGTCCCTCATCAGTTGGCTCCCCACGGCAATTCGCACGGCATGGGCATCGGCGACATCAATGGCGATGGGCGTCTCGATGTGCTGACAGGCAAAGGATGGTACGAGCAGCCCGAATCTGCGATTTGGGAAACCGAGTGGACTTTTCACGAGAACTGGGAACTGCACGCCAGCATCCCGATGATCGTCGTCGATTTGGATGACGACGGCGACAACGATTTGATCTACGGCAACGGACACAACTACGGATTGCAGTGGAAAGAAAACACCGGCGTTAACGACGATGGCACGATCCAGTTCACCGAACATGAAATCGACCGCAGCTTCAGCCAACCGCATACGCTCGCTTGGGCCGATTTGGATGGCGATGGTGCTGCCGAACTGATCACTGGCAAACGCTACTACGGCCACAATGGGAACGACCCAGGTGGAAACGAAATGCCTTGCTTGTATTACTACCGCTGGAACCCCAAAGCGAAGACGTTCACGCGGTACACGATCGAAGAAGGGCATGTCGGGTGCGGGCTGCAGATCGTGACCGCGAAGCTGAACGACGATGACAAAACTGACATCGCGGTCGCCGGTAAAAGTGGTACCTATGTATTGCTAGCAAAGTGA
- a CDS encoding flagellar basal body P-ring protein FlgI: MQGRKPKIITNSVTGRVRIHVLMTLCSALIAAGGCTSFWPNGADESDKDARLKELMKVPKPPDLIRDASIVQGMNTIQVDGVAAINGLAGTGAPAIPSIYRDQLLEEMRRHEVQDPNHFLELDETALVRVRAYVPPGARRGDPVDLKITSPPRTEVTDLHGGWMLESRLRHQQVLQSSVRQSEVMIVGTGPVLTRADHDPATDAAYRLEGRVLGGGRIQISRKLGLILRPEFQHVKMASAITDAINRRFYFFDGTTRRGIAKAIEDDYIEVEVHPRYRDNIGRMMAVVRALGVAPESSATQTRLVNLGKRLSEPATSSDAALQLEGLGDSAIPTLLQGIESTNPELRFYAAEALAYLDRPEAIDPLIEAAIQTSAFRHPALLALQGMEQQLAIDGLARLMNESSLETRYGAFCSIRRRPDGRQHLNGRVVGTTFRIYEVAPDGPAAVIVSLREKPEIVLMGRPQPLKLKSFLMGPSGLILKNDDEKPGHIRISRFQAGQDDRRLIVPSSLAMVIEGIAEVGGGYGDVVAVLREAKQKGFLVDQLAIDPLPHSMRTYFRDDHHDEMDEEESASKSDTTQPSE; this comes from the coding sequence ATGCAAGGCAGGAAGCCAAAAATCATTACCAATTCCGTCACAGGGCGTGTTCGCATCCACGTCTTGATGACCCTCTGCAGTGCCTTGATTGCGGCGGGCGGATGCACGTCGTTTTGGCCCAACGGTGCAGACGAAAGCGACAAGGACGCGCGTCTGAAGGAATTGATGAAGGTCCCCAAGCCGCCGGATTTGATCCGCGACGCTTCGATTGTGCAGGGGATGAACACGATCCAAGTCGATGGCGTGGCCGCGATCAATGGACTCGCGGGCACGGGGGCTCCGGCGATCCCGTCGATCTATCGCGATCAATTGCTCGAAGAGATGCGTCGCCATGAGGTCCAAGACCCGAACCATTTTCTCGAACTCGACGAAACCGCCTTGGTCCGCGTGCGTGCTTACGTCCCACCGGGCGCCCGTCGTGGCGATCCCGTCGACCTCAAAATCACCTCGCCTCCGCGAACCGAAGTGACGGACCTGCATGGCGGCTGGATGCTCGAATCGCGACTGCGTCATCAACAAGTCCTGCAGAGCAGCGTACGCCAGAGCGAGGTGATGATCGTTGGCACCGGACCGGTGCTCACGCGTGCCGATCATGATCCGGCCACCGACGCCGCCTACCGTCTCGAAGGCCGAGTCCTGGGCGGCGGCCGCATCCAGATCAGCCGCAAACTCGGTTTGATCCTGCGACCTGAATTCCAGCACGTCAAAATGGCTTCGGCGATCACCGACGCCATCAACCGACGTTTCTACTTTTTCGATGGCACCACACGTCGTGGTATCGCCAAAGCGATCGAAGACGACTACATCGAAGTCGAAGTGCATCCGCGTTATCGCGACAACATCGGCCGCATGATGGCAGTGGTCCGCGCGTTGGGAGTCGCCCCTGAGTCCTCGGCGACACAAACTCGATTGGTGAACCTGGGCAAACGATTGTCCGAACCCGCCACCTCATCCGACGCGGCACTTCAACTCGAAGGCTTGGGGGACAGCGCGATCCCAACGCTGCTGCAAGGCATTGAATCAACCAACCCCGAACTCCGCTTCTATGCCGCCGAAGCGTTGGCCTATCTCGATCGCCCCGAAGCGATTGATCCACTGATCGAAGCGGCCATACAAACCAGTGCGTTTCGCCATCCGGCGCTGTTGGCACTGCAAGGGATGGAACAACAGCTAGCGATCGACGGATTGGCTCGCTTGATGAACGAAAGCAGTCTGGAAACACGCTACGGTGCATTCTGTAGCATTCGCCGCCGCCCTGATGGTCGACAACATCTAAATGGCCGAGTCGTTGGCACGACGTTCCGGATCTATGAAGTCGCCCCCGACGGTCCGGCGGCCGTGATCGTTTCGCTACGCGAGAAACCTGAAATTGTCCTGATGGGACGCCCACAACCTCTGAAACTCAAATCGTTCCTGATGGGTCCGTCAGGATTGATCTTAAAGAATGACGACGAGAAACCGGGACACATTCGCATCAGCCGTTTTCAAGCCGGCCAGGATGATCGTCGCTTGATCGTTCCAAGTTCGCTAGCGATGGTGATCGAAGGCATCGCCGAAGTCGGCGGCGGTTACGGCGATGTGGTCGCCGTGCTGCGAGAAGCCAAACAGAAAGGGTTCTTGGTGGACCAATTGGCGATCGATCCGTTGCCGCATTCAATGCGAACCTACTTCCGCGACGACCATCATGACGAGATGGACGAAGAGGAATCGGCGTCCAAGTCCGATACGACGCAGCCCAGCGAGTAG
- a CDS encoding FMN-binding glutamate synthase family protein: protein MSNHWLMLSLGCVAGFLALVFVFDVFIQKKHTIMHNFPIVGHIRYWLETVGPEMRQYWVANDKEEMPFNRDERSWIYASAKGENNNFGFGTTEQIYGIGYPIIKHAVFPFPESKAEHVGDDPTYIPCLKVMGESHGRARPFQPQSVINISAMSFGSLGSKAVAAMNIGAKKANCFHNTGEGGVSPYHCHGADIMWQLGTGYFGARDRNGRFSIDVVATKVEQNASIRCIEIKLSQGAKPGKGGILPGKKVTAEIALARDVPVGVDCISPNAHSEFDTVDELIDWIEMIADRTGLPVGIKSAIGNGGFWKELAQRMRERRQGPDFITIDGGEGGTGAAPLAFADHVSLPFKIGFSRVYPIFQEAGISNDIVWIGSGKLGFPDRAVIAFAMGCDAIQIARESMMAIGCIQSLKCHTDHCPAGVATQNRWLQAGLNVDEKAERMARFIKSFRKELLSLSYACGYQHPCQFSGKEIEFSTGVNKFSQLHEVLGYTRDTTGLKETRSVNAAKPELVK, encoded by the coding sequence ATGAGCAACCACTGGCTGATGCTTTCGCTCGGTTGCGTTGCCGGATTCTTGGCGTTGGTGTTCGTGTTTGACGTTTTCATTCAGAAGAAGCACACGATCATGCACAACTTTCCGATCGTGGGTCACATTCGCTATTGGTTGGAAACGGTGGGGCCCGAGATGCGACAGTACTGGGTCGCCAACGACAAAGAGGAAATGCCGTTTAATCGAGACGAGCGGAGCTGGATCTACGCTTCGGCCAAAGGAGAGAACAACAACTTCGGCTTTGGCACCACCGAACAGATCTACGGGATCGGTTACCCGATCATCAAACACGCGGTCTTTCCGTTTCCCGAGAGCAAGGCGGAACATGTTGGCGATGACCCGACGTACATTCCGTGTCTGAAGGTAATGGGTGAATCCCATGGCCGAGCTCGCCCCTTTCAGCCGCAATCGGTGATCAACATCTCGGCGATGTCCTTTGGTTCGCTGGGATCCAAGGCTGTCGCGGCGATGAATATCGGTGCCAAGAAAGCAAACTGTTTTCACAACACCGGCGAAGGCGGCGTCAGCCCCTACCATTGCCATGGCGCCGACATCATGTGGCAATTGGGGACCGGATACTTCGGGGCTCGCGACCGCAACGGCCGCTTTTCGATCGATGTCGTCGCGACCAAGGTCGAGCAAAACGCATCGATCCGTTGCATTGAAATCAAACTTTCGCAAGGAGCCAAGCCTGGCAAAGGAGGCATTTTGCCGGGCAAAAAGGTCACTGCCGAGATCGCCTTGGCTCGCGACGTCCCGGTCGGTGTCGATTGCATTTCCCCCAACGCCCACTCGGAATTCGACACCGTCGATGAATTAATCGACTGGATCGAGATGATCGCCGATCGCACCGGACTTCCCGTGGGCATCAAAAGCGCGATCGGCAACGGTGGTTTCTGGAAAGAACTGGCCCAACGGATGCGAGAGCGACGGCAAGGCCCCGATTTCATCACAATCGACGGTGGCGAAGGGGGCACCGGAGCCGCACCGCTGGCGTTCGCGGACCACGTCTCGCTGCCGTTTAAAATTGGCTTCTCGCGGGTTTATCCGATTTTTCAAGAAGCGGGCATTTCCAACGACATCGTCTGGATCGGCAGTGGCAAGTTGGGGTTTCCCGATCGCGCGGTGATCGCGTTTGCGATGGGCTGTGACGCCATCCAAATTGCCCGTGAATCGATGATGGCGATCGGATGCATCCAATCGCTCAAATGCCACACCGACCATTGTCCCGCCGGGGTCGCCACTCAGAACCGTTGGCTGCAGGCCGGATTGAACGTGGACGAGAAGGCGGAACGGATGGCAAGATTCATCAAAAGCTTCCGCAAAGAACTGCTGTCGTTGTCCTACGCGTGCGGCTATCAACATCCTTGCCAATTTAGTGGCAAGGAGATTGAGTTCAGCACCGGGGTGAACAAGTTTTCTCAATTGCATGAAGTGCTCGGCTACACTCGCGATACCACCGGGCTGAAAGAAACTCGTTCGGTCAACGCTGCCAAGCCCGAGCTGGTCAAGTAG
- a CDS encoding YdeI/OmpD-associated family protein: MAKKKTKVDRTTPEVASPDGKPVIAFATPSLFDRWLGKHHTDHAGLWIQFFKKDSGYKSITYAEALDIALCHGWIDGPVRKGDDVCWIHKFTPRRKRSSWSQINKTHIARLERAGLMKPAGHAAVELAKADGRWDAAYASSSTFEESADFLAALQQSKQASKFYATLTKAKRYGFYHRLHSAKKPETKARKILEFIAMLERGETFR, from the coding sequence GTGGCCAAGAAAAAGACCAAAGTGGATCGCACGACACCGGAAGTTGCCTCTCCTGACGGAAAACCTGTCATCGCCTTTGCGACGCCTTCCTTGTTTGATCGATGGCTCGGCAAACACCACACCGATCACGCCGGGCTATGGATCCAGTTCTTTAAGAAGGACAGCGGGTACAAAAGCATCACTTACGCGGAAGCACTCGACATCGCATTGTGCCACGGATGGATCGATGGCCCGGTGCGGAAAGGGGATGACGTCTGCTGGATTCACAAGTTCACACCTCGAAGGAAACGGAGTTCCTGGTCCCAAATCAACAAGACTCACATCGCGCGACTCGAGCGTGCTGGCCTGATGAAGCCCGCAGGTCACGCCGCAGTCGAACTGGCCAAGGCCGATGGTCGCTGGGATGCCGCCTACGCATCGAGTTCCACGTTCGAAGAGTCCGCCGATTTTCTTGCCGCATTGCAACAGTCCAAGCAGGCCAGCAAGTTCTACGCGACACTCACAAAGGCCAAACGCTACGGCTTCTATCACCGGCTTCACAGCGCCAAGAAGCCCGAAACAAAAGCAAGAAAGATTCTCGAGTTCATCGCCATGCTGGAACGTGGTGAGACGTTTCGCTAA
- a CDS encoding nucleotide pyrophosphohydrolase, which yields MSPVPPSSAAPSSAESDFPETPSITIRQAQQQVDQWIQTIGVRYFDEMTNLAQLVEEVGEVARILSRTCGEQSRKPGTELGDLGDELADVLFVTICLANQSGIDLSQALQRNLDKKTQRDATRHRDNPKLQS from the coding sequence ATGAGCCCTGTCCCTCCCTCCTCGGCCGCCCCTTCGTCTGCGGAGTCGGATTTTCCCGAGACGCCTTCGATCACGATCCGCCAGGCGCAGCAGCAGGTGGATCAGTGGATTCAAACGATTGGGGTTCGTTATTTTGATGAGATGACGAATCTAGCCCAGCTTGTCGAAGAGGTGGGCGAGGTGGCTCGCATCCTGTCGCGTACCTGCGGCGAGCAATCTCGCAAACCGGGGACGGAGTTGGGCGATCTTGGCGACGAATTGGCTGACGTGCTGTTTGTCACGATTTGCTTGGCCAATCAGTCGGGGATCGATTTAAGCCAGGCTCTGCAGCGTAATTTGGACAAGAAGACGCAGCGGGATGCGACACGACACCGTGACAACCCGAAATTGCAGTCCTAA
- a CDS encoding MaoC family dehydratase: MNHITDTKPLFLEDMKIGDRWSSPWREITADDVADFARLTGDHDSLHCSNSSASPFGEPVAHGLLGLSVLAGLGSDHPNAATLALVGISDWQFEAPIFFADRVQVITEVVQIQQHGRRAGRVTWLRQLVNQHGRVVQRGNFVTLVATRSRARHLSSGEHTQRGSLPPR; encoded by the coding sequence TTGAATCACATCACCGACACTAAGCCGTTATTTCTTGAGGACATGAAAATTGGCGACCGTTGGTCAAGCCCTTGGCGTGAAATCACAGCAGACGACGTTGCCGACTTTGCCCGTTTGACCGGTGATCACGATTCGTTGCATTGCAGCAACAGTTCGGCTTCGCCGTTTGGCGAACCGGTCGCTCACGGATTGCTAGGTTTGAGTGTGCTGGCCGGTCTAGGCAGCGATCATCCCAACGCCGCCACTTTGGCTTTGGTGGGGATTTCGGATTGGCAATTCGAAGCACCGATCTTCTTTGCCGACCGGGTCCAAGTGATCACCGAGGTGGTGCAGATCCAACAGCATGGGCGGCGAGCTGGTCGCGTGACCTGGCTGCGACAATTGGTCAACCAACACGGCCGAGTCGTCCAGCGTGGTAACTTCGTCACCCTGGTGGCGACCCGTTCACGGGCCCGCCACTTGAGCAGCGGAGAACACACCCAACGCGGTTCGCTGCCACCACGCTAG
- a CDS encoding dihydrofolate reductase family protein, translating to MSAKASVFIATSLDGFIARRDGNLDWLDEANRTVPAGEDCGYAAFMNSVDVLVMGRKTFEKVRSFGDWPYGDTKVVVMSRTAVAFPAEFTKCVTHSSETPADLHRRLSVEGAKHLYIDGGNTVQRFLNAGLINEITLTVVPVLIGDGIPLFGPLEKDIKLIQLTTKIFDCGFVQTKYAVV from the coding sequence ATGTCCGCGAAAGCATCTGTTTTCATCGCCACCAGCCTCGATGGGTTTATCGCCCGTCGCGATGGCAATTTGGATTGGCTCGACGAAGCGAACCGCACTGTTCCCGCCGGAGAAGATTGTGGTTACGCAGCGTTCATGAATTCGGTGGACGTGCTGGTGATGGGCCGCAAGACCTTTGAGAAGGTTCGCTCCTTCGGCGATTGGCCCTACGGCGATACCAAAGTGGTTGTGATGAGCCGAACCGCGGTTGCGTTTCCTGCCGAGTTCACCAAATGCGTTACCCACTCGTCAGAAACCCCCGCGGATCTCCATCGCCGATTGTCCGTCGAAGGTGCCAAGCATCTCTATATCGATGGCGGCAACACCGTGCAGCGTTTCCTCAATGCAGGTTTGATCAACGAGATCACCCTTACCGTCGTCCCGGTACTGATAGGCGACGGCATCCCACTGTTTGGTCCGCTTGAAAAAGACATCAAGCTAATTCAGCTCACCACCAAGATTTTCGATTGCGGGTTCGTGCAAACGAAGTACGCGGTGGTTTAA
- a CDS encoding DoxX family protein — MRKLVLLPLRLAVGWGLSPRLLGLIGVTMLVLLRLSVGWHFYTEGMEKYSSGNWTAKPFFANAKGPFAEHYRGLVWDNDGKIRLDRDRVEKEWKWQWALISDHYKFDGKQNRLAQDAFESALQQYDWAIEEHANDLEEYELGKERQVKMDRDPVRSGVSSLGGQRETIRKEWTSKGAGAMDEIEKIWTNYTSSLMGIATAEQIQTHRVYKPTLPRSARIDTSVIDAMVPYFDIAVGLCLLFGLFTPVAALAAAGFLASVFLSQYPPTAGPGSTYYQLIEAMACLVLAGTGAGRFAGLDYFLHLVVRKFCSPQTAEA, encoded by the coding sequence GTGAGAAAGCTTGTTTTGTTGCCGCTGCGTTTGGCCGTTGGCTGGGGGCTTTCTCCAAGACTGCTGGGATTGATCGGCGTCACCATGTTGGTGCTTCTACGACTGAGCGTTGGATGGCATTTTTACACCGAAGGGATGGAAAAGTACTCTTCGGGTAACTGGACCGCCAAACCCTTTTTTGCCAATGCAAAAGGCCCTTTTGCCGAACATTATCGTGGACTTGTTTGGGATAATGACGGTAAAATTCGATTAGACCGCGATCGTGTGGAAAAGGAATGGAAATGGCAGTGGGCGCTCATCAGCGACCACTACAAATTCGACGGAAAACAGAATCGCCTAGCCCAAGACGCCTTCGAAAGTGCGTTGCAGCAATACGACTGGGCGATCGAAGAGCACGCCAACGATCTAGAAGAATACGAGCTTGGAAAAGAACGCCAAGTTAAAATGGATCGGGATCCCGTGCGTAGCGGAGTCTCGAGTTTAGGCGGACAGCGCGAAACCATTCGAAAAGAGTGGACAAGCAAAGGTGCTGGCGCGATGGACGAAATCGAGAAAATCTGGACGAACTACACATCCTCGCTGATGGGGATTGCGACGGCCGAGCAGATCCAGACGCATCGTGTCTACAAACCGACACTGCCTCGTTCGGCTCGAATCGACACCAGCGTGATTGACGCGATGGTGCCTTATTTTGACATCGCCGTGGGGCTGTGCCTGTTGTTTGGACTGTTCACTCCGGTCGCGGCGTTAGCGGCCGCTGGTTTCCTCGCTTCGGTCTTCCTTAGCCAATACCCGCCGACTGCGGGCCCTGGATCGACTTATTACCAATTGATCGAAGCGATGGCGTGCTTGGTTCTTGCGGGCACGGGTGCAGGACGCTTCGCCGGATTGGATTATTTCCTTCATTTGGTCGTACGCAAATTTTGCAGTCCGCAAACCGCCGAAGCCTAA
- a CDS encoding Gfo/Idh/MocA family protein: MVDKLSAEERKVGEDNYYEAVGSYYDVNRRDFLRGIVAAGAVSGAGLGAAYFGYGKVNDPVRVAVIGTGDEGNVLIGGCNPDYVQVKAICDIRPYSEHRAFHGDWSSSSALARRPGLISVAGYKDEAEARRNVKVYNAENGGIMECLKDPDIEAVIIALPLWLHAPVAALAMEKGLHVLTEKLMAHNVAQCKVMSRMAGELKDQNGNPLHLATGHQRHYNVKYDNAINLIRWGLLGQLHHIRAQWHRGNLPGGDSWSMPIPGGEKIVGSDKKFDRIARDLAHRVNQLKNEKDPDEIVRLQNEIALWTAWDQDKNVDPKEFGYQDFTLQGKIFTAMEELHRWRLFDRTGAGLMAELGSHQLDAVSIFLSSLRDDGKKVHPLSVHAVGGRHIMPLDREVGDHVYCMYEFPGPEYSETFDVGYYDRVEKYPNEKNPGNGPVPGYDTDPNKKVVVTYSSINGNGFGGWGEVVLGSKGTLILDKETDVMLYRNSDTSSKVGIAKKSGGYALDTSASGDFAAPVAKAADSGPVSRGYREEIEHWAYCIRNPDKENRPRCYPAVAMGDAVIALGTNVALKNANAGKGGYLEFKEEWFDIDNDATPDGSKIAVEREFMKKPVA, encoded by the coding sequence ATGGTCGACAAACTTTCTGCTGAAGAACGAAAAGTTGGCGAAGACAACTATTACGAAGCCGTGGGAAGTTACTACGACGTCAACCGTCGTGACTTCCTGCGTGGGATTGTAGCTGCAGGTGCCGTCAGCGGTGCCGGACTTGGCGCGGCCTACTTTGGCTACGGCAAGGTCAACGATCCTGTCCGCGTCGCGGTGATCGGAACCGGTGACGAAGGCAATGTCTTGATTGGCGGCTGTAACCCCGATTACGTCCAGGTCAAAGCGATCTGTGACATCCGCCCCTACAGCGAACACCGCGCATTTCACGGCGATTGGTCCAGTTCTTCGGCATTGGCGCGGCGTCCGGGATTGATCAGCGTCGCAGGCTACAAGGACGAAGCCGAAGCTCGCCGCAACGTCAAAGTTTACAACGCGGAAAACGGCGGCATCATGGAGTGTCTGAAGGATCCAGACATCGAAGCGGTGATCATCGCGTTGCCGCTTTGGCTGCACGCCCCCGTGGCCGCTTTGGCGATGGAAAAAGGGCTGCACGTGCTGACCGAAAAATTGATGGCACACAACGTCGCGCAGTGCAAAGTCATGTCGCGAATGGCTGGCGAATTGAAGGACCAAAACGGCAACCCGCTGCATTTGGCCACCGGGCACCAACGCCATTACAACGTCAAATACGACAACGCAATCAACCTGATTCGCTGGGGTCTGCTCGGACAACTGCACCACATCCGTGCCCAGTGGCACCGTGGCAACCTGCCTGGCGGCGACAGCTGGTCGATGCCGATTCCCGGCGGCGAAAAGATCGTCGGTAGCGACAAAAAATTTGATCGCATCGCTCGCGACTTGGCGCACCGCGTCAATCAATTGAAAAACGAAAAGGATCCAGACGAGATCGTGCGATTGCAGAACGAAATCGCGCTCTGGACCGCTTGGGACCAAGACAAGAACGTTGACCCCAAGGAGTTCGGTTATCAAGACTTCACGCTGCAAGGCAAGATCTTCACCGCGATGGAAGAACTGCATCGCTGGCGTCTGTTTGACCGCACCGGAGCCGGTTTGATGGCCGAACTTGGCAGCCACCAACTCGACGCCGTCAGCATCTTCCTGAGCTCGCTGCGTGACGATGGCAAAAAGGTGCATCCGCTTAGCGTGCACGCCGTCGGCGGCCGCCACATCATGCCGCTCGATCGCGAAGTCGGTGACCATGTCTACTGCATGTACGAATTCCCTGGTCCTGAGTACTCCGAAACCTTCGACGTCGGCTACTACGATCGCGTTGAAAAGTATCCGAACGAAAAGAACCCCGGCAACGGTCCGGTTCCTGGCTACGATACCGACCCCAACAAGAAGGTCGTTGTCACCTATTCGTCGATCAACGGCAACGGTTTCGGCGGCTGGGGCGAAGTCGTGCTGGGCAGCAAGGGGACGCTGATCTTGGACAAAGAAACCGACGTCATGCTGTACCGCAACAGCGACACCAGCAGCAAAGTTGGGATCGCCAAGAAGAGCGGCGGCTACGCACTGGACACCAGTGCGAGTGGCGACTTTGCCGCCCCCGTGGCCAAAGCTGCCGACTCGGGACCGGTCAGCCGTGGTTACCGCGAAGAGATCGAGCACTGGGCCTACTGCATCCGCAACCCCGACAAAGAGAACCGACCACGTTGTTACCCCGCAGTTGCTATGGGCGACGCGGTGATCGCGCTGGGCACCAATGTGGCGTTGAAGAATGCCAACGCGGGCAAGGGCGGCTACCTGGAGTTCAAGGAAGAGTGGTTCGATATCGACAACGATGCCACGCCCGATGGCAGCAAGATCGCCGTCGAACGCGAATTCATGAAAAAGCCAGTCGCTTAA